A DNA window from Bradyrhizobium barranii subsp. barranii contains the following coding sequences:
- the rpsT gene encoding 30S ribosomal protein S20 yields MANTTSAKKATRKIARRTAVNKSRRTQMRGAVRTVEEAIATGDRAAALKAMASAEPALMQAAQRNIVHKNNASRKVSRLTAQIAKLAK; encoded by the coding sequence ATGGCCAATACCACTTCCGCCAAGAAAGCGACGCGCAAGATCGCCCGCCGCACTGCCGTCAACAAGTCGCGCCGCACCCAGATGCGCGGTGCCGTGCGTACCGTCGAAGAAGCCATCGCCACCGGCGATCGCGCCGCCGCGCTGAAGGCGATGGCGAGCGCCGAGCCCGCGCTGATGCAGGCCGCGCAGCGCAACATCGTTCACAAGAACAACGCGAGCCGCAAAGTCTCCCGGCTCACCGCGCAGATCG